The Plutella xylostella chromosome 21, ilPluXylo3.1, whole genome shotgun sequence DNA window GCCGCCACAACTCCACTGCGAATGACACAACCGAAGAATTCAAAGTGGAGCTCGGGCTGGAGATCCGCCTGTTCCGCGAGGAGCTGAGCGCCGTGCGGGAGGAGATCCGCCTGTTCCGGGCGGAGGTCAAGGACCTGAAAAGCTCATTCTCCGCAACAGAGGAACGGCTCAGCACCCTGGACTCGAGGGTGGACGTCCTGGAGAAGCGGGTAATGGAAGGTACGGGTTCCCGTTTAGAGTCCGTCATCGCTGAGCTACGGTTAGAGCTCAACGAAAAGGACCAGGAGCTGCTGGGCAATGACGTGGAGGTCAGCAACCTCCCGGAGGAGAACGGGGAGAATGCCACCCATATGATCATGGCGGTGGCGACCAAGCTGGGCGTCACGCTCCGGGAGAGCGACATCGTCAGCGCGGAGCGTGTGGGAGCAAGGCGCCGGGTGCCGGGCGAGGGGGGGgacgcgggcgcgggggcggcgggccGGCCGCGGCCGCTGGTGGTGCGCTTCACGCGGCGCGCCGTCAAGGACGAGCTCACGGCCGCGGCCCGCGTGCGCCGCGGGGCCACCTCGGCCGACCTCAGCCAGTCCTCAGCGCCGCGCCCCTTCTACGTCAACGAGAGGTTGACCAAGTTTTTGTTtgaaaaacgtttattcatcaaataatacaataaaaacatacattataCCCCAAACAGCAGTACTGTTTCTCGGGGAAGATACActctagaaaaaaaaaatatttatacataactagCCATTATACCAAAGCCTACAAATAACATCTAACatctaaattaaaacttagtAAACTGTGCGGATACaatataagttaaaataaacattatagtTTAGTAATAATAACGGATCACAactgttttaaaaaatgactTTTAAGCACCTTTTTCATTATTACAAACTTAAATGGTATTACACTTTTAGTTGCGTCActcattttgttaaaaattttTGGAATTATGTATTGCTTTGTTCGTTTACCATACTCATTGTTAACTTTAGGTACAAAAAACTTCGCCCTGCTTACTTGTCTGGTCTTTATCTTTCCTACAAACTGTGTTTTATACATGTTTGACCAATACTCTTCTTTCGCTAATTCAAAATGGTATTTTTTATCTACtggtaatattttacaatgcATAAATAGTCCCTCATAATTATCTCTAAACTttcttttaatgtttttatctaccaaaagttttataaagcGGAGTTGAAGctgttttaatttgtttatgtatgttttaaatgatCCACCATATATAACAATGCCATAAGATATCAAAGAGTCTATCAAGGCGAAATATAAACAATACAGGATTGATCgcggaacaaaatatttcaattgattaaattttcgtagtaatattcttaatttatcAGTTAAACTACTAAtgtgttttttaaagttaaacttattatctataataataccaAGATATCTACATTCATCAACCTGGGCAATCAAGGGACATTTACAGTTCATACAATTGATGTGCAGACACTCGTAGCTATGaccttttaataatattttagtgtCTTGTTTTTTATGCGTAGAAGAAATACACATTACATTTGTCTTTTTTACATTGAGTATGATGCCGTTATCGTGAGCCCAACTTGTTATGTTGTCAAAATCATCCTGTAAACATTGTTGGATTACATTCACATCCTTATGATTATATAGAAGACATGTGTCGTCGGCAAACATATATATCTTGCAATGTTTTATTACATTAGGCATACTATTAACGTGCATAATATAGCAGGCGGGCCCGGTCACTGACCCGGTCGCCACACCATAGCTGACATCCTCGCACCCTCCCGTATGGTTATCCACTTTTACGGTCAATTTCCTATGTGATAAATATTCTCTAAACCAAGAGTTCAGTCTGCCCCGAATTCCACAGGACTCCATAGACTTCAGGAGGACATCATGATTCAGCGTATCAAATGCCTTCCTGAAGTCTATGAAGATAACACCGACatgttgtttgttatttaagtagttatttATATCGTTAGCAAAACTGGACAACAAAGAGGACGTGCTTTTCCCTTTTTGAAAGCCAAATTGGGAATGTGCGATGACGTCATGTTTAGATAAGAAACGATGGATCTGTCCAATCAGGGCTTTTTCAATTATCTTATTAATGCATGACAAGATTGCAATAGGCCTATAGTTTGTTGTTTCACAATGGCTACcacttttataaataggtCTTATAATTGAGATTTTGAGGTGGTCGTGGTACTTAGATTGTTCTACAAAAAGGTTAATCATTCTCGCAATTACAGGGCCGATAGcagtttttatttcttttaaatcAGATAGCCTTAATTGGTCAAACCCAGGAGACATATGGGTATCAAGTTGTTCTATTATCTTTATTACTTGAGAAGTGGTAACCCTAGCGAATCGTATGGAAGCGTTTacagttttattataattttgtctaTTTAATAGTTCTGTGTTACAATTATGTTCTGATTTTAATTGCACAACCTCCGTAGCAAAGGTGTGGGCAAAGTTAGAGCAAATTGACTGAATATCCAACTGGGTACCCATATGTTGTATAATAACCTCATctaacgattttttattacGGCCTAACCAATTATTTATATGctcccatatttttttactgttacCTTTACATTGTTTTAATAATTCTTTCCTATGGAGGttttttgacttatttattaatttgaatGTTCTATTCCTGTATCTAGTATATTCTAATCTTTTAGACATATCATTTGGACAACTCCTCCATTCTTTATACAATTTATCTTTATGAATGATACAATTCTTTATATCTTTAGTTAACCACGGACACGAatctattgttttatttctaattttaattgatcttacatttttattataaatagtttcaaatattttacacattttttcatacattaaTAAAGGACATTGAAATGTTACCAACTCCGACCAGTCTATGTTCTTTAAGTCTTGCTTTATAGAAAAGttatcaaatatttgttttatctttttttctttatgtttaattgtatttatagaAAAGCCTATGTTTACAAGATGATGGTCGGAGGTACCACACTTAACAATGTTTGATTTATagttaaacaatttgttttgtCGTAGCAAAATATGATCTAGACATGATACAATGAGTCGAGAATCCCTAATTTCCTCTCGGGTCACTCCAAATATAGTATTTAAGAGTCCACAATCGCTAAGAGTGTCTTCATACAACATTGTGtcggtattttgttttacaagcgtatttatgtttatatcaCCGATGATCACAAGGTCACGGTCACGCGGGACCGAGTTCACTGCACTTTCTAGCTCACGCACAAACACAGGCACTTTAGACTGGGCTAACACAGACGTAGGGGGCCGGTATACGGCCAGCAGCTGCAAGCGGGCCCCGCGCACCTGCACGGCGCCCCCCAGCGCCTCGCACGACGTGAAGAAGGTGGGCTCCCGCTGGAACACGTGCTCCTTCTGGACATACATCAGTATGCCACCGCCTCTCCTGGTCTCCCGGCATGACGCGAACATCTCGAACCCCGGCAATTGATACATCGATACCATGTCgtcttttaaattaatttcggTGAAGATAAGTACGTCTAGATACGATAAGGCGTCTCTTAGTTGAGCTATTGTCTCGTTAAAGTTTTTCTTGAGAGATCTCACATTTAAATGTGCAATGTtgacatttataattttgtcatCAGATAAGCAATCTATCCATTGGTTTGGACTTTCATAGGTTTTGGtatatttttcctttaaaTAATCGTCTTGTGCATTGAATTTGAGTGGTTACAGGTCACACATTTAGGTATGCGCTAAAAGTAAGACTGAcattaaatataacataagcAGGTACTCAGGGTTTGGCGAGAGCTTCGAGGTCTGCTCGGGTAGTGATGTGCATCGTTTTCGAATCATCACCTTTTTTACACAGGATACGCCCTTTCTTCACCCATATATATTTGAATATCCCTCGTAGGCTTTGCTTCGTGTTCCAAAGC harbors:
- the LOC125490166 gene encoding uncharacterized protein LOC125490166, translated to MTKCGGCKKYIARADIAKCAKCTKCGTVYHPFCLKGGEEGTPNWVCPGCASGNQPPAPIVDAPVAEGMDSLELPEPVVSDGRHNSTANDTTEEFKVELGLEIRLFREELSAVREEIRLFRAEVKDLKSSFSATEERLSTLDSRVDVLEKRVMEGTGSRLESVIAELRLELNEKDQELLGNDVEVSNLPEENGENATHMIMAVATKLGVTLRESDIVSAERVGARRRVPGEGGDAGAGAAGRPRPLVVRFTRRAVKDELTAAARVRRGATSADLSQSSAPRPFYVNERLTKYNRQLYYQTREVGRRLSWRFLWTKKGRIYARQGQDTPRHWIRSADDISRVFGVAS